TCCAGGCATTCTGGGACCAGCAGGCTGGGCGCTTTGATGCGGGCGAGGGTCGGTTTGAAGCGTTTTATGAGGAATTATTTGCCAGGATGGGTCAATACCTGGGCAAGCAGGACCAGGCGCTCGACTACGGCTGTGCCACCGGGACCAAGACCAGGGCCCTGGCTGAAAGGGTGGGGCACATCCACGGGCTGGACCTTTCGCCTGAGATGATCAGGCTGGCAAACAGCAAGAAGGATGCCCTGAAGCTTGCGAATGTTTCTTTCTCGCAGGGGACCATCTTCAGCCGGGATTTAAAGGAAAATTACTTTGACAGCATCATCGCCTTTGCCATCATCCAGTTGCTGGAGGACCCGGTAGCGGTACTGGGCAGGATCTATGAACTGCTGAAGCCGGGCGGGGTGTTCATCTCGACCACAGCCTGCTTTAAGGAGCAAATGCCCCTGAAAACCCGCCTGCAAGTGGTGACCTGGGTTTTGATGAACAAACTTGGGTTTTTTCCCCTGAACATCAACTGGTTCAGTGCTAAGGATGTGGAAAGACTGCTGGAAGATCAGCATTTCCAGATCCTTGAATCCGAAAAGGTGATGCCCGGGATTCCGGCGGTATTTATTGTTGCCCGGAAACCAGGATAATCTTAATTTTGGAACGGAAATCCTGCACCCATCCCTTAAAAAGGCATGAAAAAGGAAAACCTGTACGTATTTGTTGCCATAGCCCTGATGCTTTTCCTGGGCTCGTGTGAGGGCGGCACTACCTTCACCAAGACCCTTGACAACCGTTCGTCGGAAGACATCACGGTAAAGCTCTACACCCATTTCGGGGAAAGCAGCCCTGTAACCGTCAATTCCAATGAAAAGAAGGAGATCTACTGGGATGACCGGATGGGTCATTTTGTGGATGAGACCTACACCTGCACGCAGATCATCGATTCGGTTGCTATCAGGGTGACCAATGACAAGGTGCTTGTAATAGACTTCCTGGATCCGGCCAACTGGACCCGTGAGAGCAGGGATGGGCGGAATGCCAGGGAGGACTGTACCTTTGTGGTTACGGATGAGCACCTTGAAACCGGAAGTGATGGCGGAGGCTGAGAGGCAGGAACTTGCCGCGGGCAGGAATGGAAGGACCAGTGGGAAATTCAATGATAATCCTTCCCCAGAGGCAAGTTTTGCTGAAAGCGTTCCCGGAGGTAAATGATAAAAACCTGAGATCATGGAAAACAAGAAATTTGTATGGGGACTGGTGTTCCTGCTGGTTGGATTATTGTCAAACACCTTGTCATCGCTGAACGAGCGGTTTACCCTATTCGGGAATTTCACCGATTTTATGAGCGGATTCTTTCTGGGCTTATCGGGGGTGATGTTCGTGGCGGCCATCGTGGCGCTGATCCGAAGCAGGAGGTAAGGGGCTAAGGGGGAGGCCCGGGAAGGCGTTTTTTTGTAAAGAGATTCATCCTGAATATCAGGGTTTTAAGTCATTCCCCCTGAGGGGATATGCCCTTTCCGGGTACCTGTCCGGGTTTAAATGGATAAAAAAGCGATTTTTTTATACATATCCGACCAACTTTGTATAGTTTTTTTAAAAAATTATACATAGTTTGTTATCTTTGTATAGAAAAATAAAAAATCCATACATAATGGAAAGCTGGGGATTACAAAAACTGCCTTTAAAAATTGACCTTGAGACCAAGAAGGTTTTAAAAGCCCTGCTTTCAGCCCATGCTGCATTGGCTGAATTAAAAGGCATTGCGTCGAGCATTCCAAATCAGAACATCCTGATTAATACCCTTGGTTTGCAGGAAGCAAAGGACAGTTCAGCCATCGAGAATATTATTACCACCCACGATGAACTTTATAAGTCCGGGTTAAATCTCGATGGTTTTAAATCATCAGAAGCCAAGGAGGTGCAGAATTATATTTCTGCAATGAAACGTGGCTTTGAGCTGGTTTCAAAAACAAAATTACTGACCAATAAGACGATCCTCGAAGTCCAGGAAATCCTTGAAGACAATGAAGCGGGGTTTCGAAAACTTCCGGGAACGGTATTGAAAAAGGCTTTAAGCGGAGAAGTCATCTATACCCCGCCTCAGGATCATAATGAGATCGTGGATTTGATGTCAAATCTTGAAAAATACATCAATGATCCTGAACTGGAAGATTTTGACCCCCTGGTTAAAATGGCCGTCATTCACCTCCAGTTTGAAAGCATTCATCCTTTTTATGACGGCAATGGCAGGACAGGAAGAATCATAAACATACTGTTCCTCATTCTTCGGGGGCTTCAAGACTTACCGGTTTTGTATTTGAGCAATTATATCATCAAAAACAAGCAGGATTATTACAGCTATCTTCAAAAGGTCAGGGATGAGAATCTTTGGGAGGAGTGGATTTTATTCATTATCCGGGGTGTTGAAGTCACCTCAAGGGAAACGATTGATCTGATTAAGAAAATCAAGGAGCTGATGCTTGACTATAAACACCGCTTAAGAAAGAATTATAAGTTTTATAGTCAGGACCTGCTGAATAATTTATTCAAACACCCCTATACAAAGATTGAATTTATTGTTAGGGATCTGGGTGTTACCAGGCTGACGGCCGCAAATTATCTGAATAAATTATCTGAGGATAAAATGCTGAGAAAAGAAAAACTTGGGACGGGAAATTATTACATTAACCAAGAGCTATTTGATTTATTAACAAGGAGATAAACGGAAAAGTTTCGGGTTGGTGGCGCAAAAAAAACATCGCGGCTGAAAATATGGAAAACGAATAATAACAAGTAATTTATGAGGACAAATTTTTCCTGTTATGGATAAAGAGACCTTCCGCAAACACGGTCACGAGTTCATTGACTGGCTGGCCGATTACTTTGAGAACATTGAGCAATATCCAGTAAAACCTGATGTTCAGCCTGGGGATATCATCCGGCAACTGCCCACTGCTCCGCCGATTAAAGGGGAATCGATGGATGATATTTTCCGTGACTTTAAGGAAAAGATTATTCCGGGGATGACGCATTGGCAGCATCCCGGCTGGATGGCCTATTTCCCTGCCAACAACAGTCCTGCTTCAGTGCTTGGTGAGTTGCTTACTGCAGGGCTGGGCGCCCAGTGCATGA
This DNA window, taken from Bacteroides sp., encodes the following:
- a CDS encoding class I SAM-dependent methyltransferase, yielding MTQKIQAFWDQQAGRFDAGEGRFEAFYEELFARMGQYLGKQDQALDYGCATGTKTRALAERVGHIHGLDLSPEMIRLANSKKDALKLANVSFSQGTIFSRDLKENYFDSIIAFAIIQLLEDPVAVLGRIYELLKPGGVFISTTACFKEQMPLKTRLQVVTWVLMNKLGFFPLNINWFSAKDVERLLEDQHFQILESEKVMPGIPAVFIVARKPG
- a CDS encoding Fic/DOC family N-terminal domain-containing protein, with the translated sequence MESWGLQKLPLKIDLETKKVLKALLSAHAALAELKGIASSIPNQNILINTLGLQEAKDSSAIENIITTHDELYKSGLNLDGFKSSEAKEVQNYISAMKRGFELVSKTKLLTNKTILEVQEILEDNEAGFRKLPGTVLKKALSGEVIYTPPQDHNEIVDLMSNLEKYINDPELEDFDPLVKMAVIHLQFESIHPFYDGNGRTGRIINILFLILRGLQDLPVLYLSNYIIKNKQDYYSYLQKVRDENLWEEWILFIIRGVEVTSRETIDLIKKIKELMLDYKHRLRKNYKFYSQDLLNNLFKHPYTKIEFIVRDLGVTRLTAANYLNKLSEDKMLRKEKLGTGNYYINQELFDLLTRR